The proteins below come from a single Rhinoraja longicauda isolate Sanriku21f chromosome 5, sRhiLon1.1, whole genome shotgun sequence genomic window:
- the id2a gene encoding DNA-binding protein inhibitor ID-2a, whose translation MKAVSPIRSNRKQSSSDIARGLSDQSLAISRGKAPLDEPLGLLYNMNDCYSKLKELVPSIPQNKKVSKMEILQHVIDYILDLQIALDTHPSIVLHQSQNSPSRTPLSALNTDVAILSLQASEFPKQLLTDDSKTFCR comes from the exons ATGAAAGCTGTCAGCCCGATCCGATCGAACAGGAAACAAAGCAGCAGCGACATTGCGCGGGGCCTGTCAGACCAGAGCCTTGCAATCTCCAGAGGCAAAGCGCCGCTGGACGAGCCGCTTGGCCTGCTCTATAACATGAACGACTGCTACTCCAAACTGAAGGAGCTAGTGCCCAGCATCCCGCAGAACAAGAAAGTCAGCAAAATGGAAATCCTCCAGCATGTCATCGATTACATTCTGGATCTGCAGATCGCTTTGGACACGCACCCTTCCATCGTTCTCCATCAAAGCCAGAACTCCCCCTCCAGAACGCCCCTGTCAGCACTCAACACAGACGTTGCCATCCTATCCTTACAG GCATCTGAATTCCCTAAACAGTTGTTGACGGACGACAGTAAGACGTTTTGTCGTTGA